One genomic region from Erythrobacter mangrovi encodes:
- a CDS encoding DUF6456 domain-containing protein, protein MQRQLVERELTEEGPRRGVGARGKRRSVTVNLAESPLSWLFSRGHLSERQFEAGERLRADYERAQIAPSITMRWDPVKVDCGGGRDHGLTASERQIAAKSRFDDAMAEAGRGLTDILWRVVCACEGLPDAEKALEWPARSGKVVLRIALDRVADFYRIR, encoded by the coding sequence ATGCAGCGCCAGCTAGTCGAACGTGAACTCACCGAAGAAGGCCCGCGCCGGGGGGTAGGCGCCCGCGGCAAGCGCCGCAGCGTCACCGTGAACCTCGCCGAAAGCCCGCTATCCTGGCTCTTTTCGCGCGGTCACCTGAGCGAGCGTCAGTTCGAGGCCGGCGAACGGCTGCGCGCAGATTACGAGCGCGCGCAGATAGCCCCGTCGATCACCATGCGCTGGGATCCGGTGAAGGTCGATTGTGGCGGCGGGCGGGACCATGGCTTAACGGCGTCGGAGCGTCAGATCGCCGCTAAGTCACGCTTCGATGACGCCATGGCGGAAGCGGGCAGGGGACTGACCGATATCCTGTGGCGGGTGGTCTGCGCCTGCGAGGGGTTGCCCGATGCGGAAAAGGCGCTCGAATGGCCTGCGCGCAGCGGCAAGGTGGTGCTGCGCATCGCACTCGACCG